The Solanum pennellii chromosome 7, SPENNV200 DNA segment GTGCTCTTGATAATGGGCTGCTTGATTTGCTCGAAGGAAAGCTTGCTGTTCTTcagtttcaaattaaaattaaagatgaaCTGGAGGCTATGTCTTCCAGGTTAGAGTCATCTACAAGCACATCTGAATCTGGTTCTGGTGAAACATCACCCCATATGAGTAATATTCTTCGAGAAAAAGCCAAGGAGCTATCGATGGAATTGAAGAGCATTACACAGTTGTATAATGACTATGCTGTTCCTTATGAGATATGGGAGGTATGATACACAATAAACACACATTTGTCACCATGTGCtctactttatttatttgtttttgctctactttatgcatgatttttttttttaaaaaaatttaaacccGTTTGACCATGAAATTTCACTTTTTCCAGAAAATTGTTTCACTTTATTCAACctacttcaaaattttcaaataaagtgaatttgattattttggtttttttcAGATAAGCTGTactttttttcccttctttttatCATGGATGCTCCGGTAGATAACTCTAGATTGTAAAGAGGTCTATTCTTCATGGGAGtattttaaaaagtgatttTAATCACGAATTGCATAACAAGTGAGACCATAGATGTGACTTCTGGATTATAAACTAATTAGAGCAATAGAATATGCCACTGCTGTTATTCTTAACTTTTCAATACCAAATTCCCTGTTTATAAGAGTCACTGTGCAACTATATGGGCTTCTTCGCGAAGAGCAACTGGATGGGGTCTCTGTGCAGCAGTGCCTGAGGGTAGCTCAAAGCTTATATCTAAACATCACAGTTTGTAAATGGGTGACATTTCAGCTTGTGAATGCTTCCCAAAGTTTTTCAGCAATTTCCACTTGTCCCCTCCCCTTCACTCTTTTTCATGCCAAGGATTTGTCAATGCCATTCTTAATTTTACATCTTATCTATAAAGAAATGGATATTGCGCCTAAAATAACCCCAAAGGCTAGCTCATTGGATGAGTATTTGCTGACGACTATATAAGGAGGCAAACAACTCTTTTCCACATCGATGTGGGGCTCTAACACCGCCTAGTATGCTTAGCACTAGACATCTGGAGCGTGGACAATATAATAATAGGACCCGACATTGGGTAACCCAGGAATTAGGATGGGTCTGTTCTGATGCCAAGTAAAAGAAGTGGGATCTTGAGCCTAACTCAGCACTAAGGAGGCAAACCCCCTTATCCTACACTAATGTGTGATTTTAACACCATCTTTCATACACCATTGGCAGTGATCGGCTAGGGCATATTGCTTAATGTGCAAAAATATCTCTATAGTTTGAATATAGTTGACTAGCCTCCCAAAAGAATCGAATAGAAAGGTAAAATCACCAGCTAATGGAAATTGTTAATTTTGATTTACTTTCATCTATCGAAGATTAAGAGATtgatcaattttgtcatcattTTAAGCTCTCCAATTTCGGGCAACTGAACCAAGTATCTTTTTCATGTTTCTGACTTACAGATATGCCTGGAGATGTTGTACTTCGCTAGCTACTCCGGTGATGCTGATAGCAGCATACTGCGAGAGACATGGGCTAGGCTCATTGATCAAGCTCTTATGAGGGGTGGGATTGCTGAAGCTTGTGCTGTACTGAAGAGGGTTGGTACCCATGTGTATCCCGGAGATGGAGCTGTTTTACCATTTGATACTCTCTGTCTTCACCTTGAAAAGGCTGCACTGGTATGGGCTATTACCCCTTTTGAGCTGCCCTGCCCATTTTATTCTGCTAGTTCCCTTGCATGTGCTTTCAACTAATTCAATGcttcattttgaaatttaaacttgATTGCGTCCTTTAATACTGTGAAGGAACAAGTGGTTTCTGGTGCTGAATCTGTTGGGGATGAAGATATTCCTAGGGCTCTTTTAGCTGCTTGCAAGggtgcagtagagcctgtattAAATACTTATGACCAGCTGTTATCAAGTGGGGCAGTGTTGCCAACTGCGAATCTTAGATTGCGTCTCCTGCGCTCCGTACTGGCTTTACTTCGTGAATGGGCACTTTCTGTCTTCGCACATGGAATGGGTACAAGTGTTACTGGAGCCTCTCTGATTCTTGGTGGAACTTTATCATTAGGACAGACTGCAGTTGGTAATCAAGGTGTTCGCGATAAAATAACAAGTGCAGCAAATCGGTTAGTTTCCCATCAGAGATTACTAATATATGTCTTTTCACTCATTTCAGCAGTATCTAGATAGGCTTTTCAACTCTTCTGTTATCTTCTTTCATGTTATGGTTCTACCAATCTGGCTGGTTTGCTATATAAATGCTTTACGGTGCACCAGTTTTGTCATTACATATGTTTATTTGTGCACATATCTAAATCCGTTGTTTTCTCGGTTTAACCAGATATATGACAGAAGTGCGAAGATTACCTCTTCCACAAAATCAAACTGAAGCTGTTTATCGAGGTTTTCGTGAACTTGAAGAATCATTGTTAAGTCCATTCCCTTTTGAACGGTTTTGATTTTTGTGATATCATATGCTTGTACAATATCCTGCCTTTTCTTTGTCCTTCACTGCATATTTGATttgaacaaaacaaaatttttctcatgaactgTATTTTATTAGTTCTGATGTTTAGCATTGCCTTGATACTCCTGTAACATGTGATCATACATCAAATGACAGAATTGCCTTAGAATTGGAAAAtgattatttaatcaatttaaaggTCGATAGAAGTATTAAACTTCTTGTGAAATCTGAAGGTCaagatatgaatatgttaatttTGCATTGGTGTATAAATACAGTCAGTTCACTCTACTATTTTTGTACTCGTCTTATATCAGTTATTATTACGCTAGAATAATTCACAAATACTTTTAACAATGATGTGTTAATCTGCACGATTTTCTCGAAGAgactttatattattaaaagtatcCAACATCTTATAAAcaacttttctatttttaagcTCACAATGTGAACTTTATCTGCACATAGTGTAAGTTTGACTAAGGAGATTATGATGCAAATTATTTTAAGATGATAGTATAAGGTTTAATGCCTATTTTAGAAGTGGATTATGATGcacattatttaaaaatgataGGATGAAGTGTAGAGGGGTGAGATCACAAATTATGGTATCGAAGATTCAAAAACAAGCATTGTAGCATCAACAGGTGCATTTGAGAAGTCGAACACAGCTAAAGGGACTTTGAAGCATGGGAAATTCAACTTTTTTCTGTCATTACTTTATGTTGGTAAAGATGAAAGAATCGTTTCTGCATATTCTGCAGATAACAACAGCAGCAATAACATATCCCGTGTAATCTTACAAGTGGGGTTTAAGGGAGGGTGGTTTGTACGCAGCCTTGCCCCTACATTGTAAAGATAGAGAGACTGTTTCCAATACCCTCTGCTCAAGTCTGCACTTTCTGCAGATTTTTACTACAATTTTTCCAAGATGATGAACTCACACTTGAAGTTTCTGTCATTGCAACAGAGTAACTCGTACTGATATGCATCACACTCTTTTAACTGACAAAACAGGGTAAACAAGAGGAAACACAAGCAGAAAATAAAAACAGACATCTCCCCACCTTTGCAAAGAAGTAAGGGAACCGCGAAATACTACCTGAGAAGCTATCAAATATAGATCAACTCCACAGGCCACCACAAGCTCATACTACCATAAACCTGCAATTTTAAAGAAACAAGGAGACTCGAATAGTTAAGACTCGACATTAACTTAATAAGGACTTATTACAACTTACGTTACTGAGTTCAGTCACAACATGCTACATGGATCTCAGCAAGTTACAAGTTCTGTCCAACTGAAGGTCTAAATCTATGGTGTAAGGTTTACAGATATTTCTTTCAGCTATAAGTTCTTTCAGAGGACCAGGCTGCAAGTAACGACCTAAATCTACGATATTACATACAGATATCTCATGAACAGTCTGAGAGTActaccattgacaacaacactaCAGTCACTAGAGAAAAGTAACAAGGGTAAGAGGTCAGAGAGAATAAGAGAGCAGGGTAAGAGGGTAGCAGAGAATGGCTCCATGTCACTATTCAAGGGTTAATCTCATCGGTGTTGATCCCGTTATCAGTTGCTTCAGCTTCATCTGCTGCTTTCCCAATTGGcacctctttcaccatgaaagcATCTCCAACATTTTTGTCAGCCGCAGACACATCAGCAGGAGCATCTTCTGCTTTTCCATCTTCAGTTGGGTCATCACTTTTCACAGCATCAACATCAGAAGTTTCATCTTTCTTCTCTGCAACAGAGTCTGACATTTTGTCATCTTTCTCAACCTCAGCCTCTTTAGAAGGACCATCTCCGGCCTTTTGGCCTTCACCCATTTTTTCAGCTTGGTTCTCCTCCACAACATCAACAGCAGAAGAATGCATTTCATCTTTCTTCTCAGCTGCATGATCAGCCATTTGGACATCCTTCTCAGCAGCATGATCAGCCATTTTGGAGTCCTTCTCAGCAGCATGATCAGCCATTTTGGAGTCCTTCTCAGCAGCATGATCAGCCATTTGGACATCCTTCTCAGCAGCATGATCAGCCATTTGGACATCCTTCTCAACAGCATCATCTTTGGAAGGACCATCTTCAGTTTGGCCTTGACTTGTCTGTTTAGCTTGGTTCTCCTTCACAATACCAACATCAGTAGAAGGCATTTCTTCCTTGTTTTCATCTTTTCCCTCGTCATGTTTCTGTACGACCACCTTTTCAGCTTCCACAGCCGCAGCATCCTTTTCATGTTTTCCAGCTTCCACAGCCACAGCATCCTTTTCATGTTTTTCAGCTTCCACAGACACACCATCCTTTTCCTGTTTGTCAGCTTCTGGCATGTCAACATCCTTTGCTGCCTCAGTTTCTTCCTGTTCTTTTTGGTCTTTCACATCCTTCTTAGAAGCTGAAGATTTTCTGCTTCGCTTTGTTGGAGTCACACTTTCTGCTGCAAGTGGAGCTGTCTTTGCCTTTCCAGTGATCCTTGTGGATCTTCTTGGAGCTTCCCCACTTCCCCAGTCAAACTCAGTGATTGCAGGACCACCAGGGTGAGACTTCAGGTACTGCTGCAACTGTTTCTTTGTAGTAATCTCCTCCCCTGTTGGTGCAGTAAACACGATCTCATTTTTCTTTGGCGTCCCTCCTTTCTTAGGCAGAAACTGATgtacaaaaacagaaaaatgGACATTAGTTATTGAAATATCTCCATCATTCTCCTTTTATATTCCTAGTCTTTTATTGGGCTGGCTGCTAAAATGGAGAGTAaacattgaaaagaaataaaaaccaaaaactaagaaaaacaaGGAACTACTTGAGAGATGGAAAAGGAAATCAATAGGCAAAGCTCCAAAGGAAAGAAAACTACTTAACAACATCAGGAGAAGATAATGATGAATTCTTGATAAGcaaataatatataacttaTGGCTCAGCTAATATCCACCATGTTCCGACTGTTTTTAGTACAGAATTTGGAATATGCACAATCCCACTACAGCTCAGTAAATAAATGAGTCAGAGTGCAACTGTTTCACATGAGTAGCTCTTCCTGATCAAATGGGGTTCTCAGGAGCTTCAAATCTTATTTATCAACTTAATCCCCAAACAAAGTAATTTTGCAGACTACTAGCGCACACTATAGATATACAAGTGGTATACATTTAACAAAGAAATAGCAACCAAGCCAAAAGCACCCTGAAATCAATAACACATTTGTCTATGCATATAAAATGACAACACAGAATGAAACAGTTAAGAAAGTGTAAAACcaataattttgttttcttctttgaaatGGCAGTGTCTGAGTCAGCTACTGTGTAGCTCGGCTATTCCATCGGTAACTCTGCCCATCAAAGCATAGGATAGGCAAACGTGAAGAAATCTGTTAGTAATTTATGTCTCAACTGGGATTTAACATCTGTCTCTAAGGTTTGCACCTATTAAACACCAGGTCACACTTGGGTGCAAACCAAAGCAATAACTTGGTAATACAATGAACACAAGCTTTACAAATGAGACAACCCTGTCAAAACTGCTGGTCATAATGCCTTCCATGTAAATAGATGAGGAGTGAAATAAGCATTAAAACAAGTAAATCTTTTTGCGGATAGGGAAACTCGTAACTATTATTAGGAGGAAAGACTTATTTTGTGCCACAACTCAAGTAGAACTGACATTTCACTGAATCTAGTTAGTAAGATATTTTAATAAACAAGTAAATGAATAACAACATCACCCTACAACTGCATCATTTTAGTATCTGTAAAATCATATTCAAAGAAAGCCAACAAGAGGATGCTACCCACACAGACAAATAAGATTctcataaaaaatgtaaaaataaatggGTTGAACAATAGATATACAGAAATAAGTGATGCTATCATCATTACTGGGCAAGATAGAAGCTAAAGTATTGAATGAAAGAACGGAACAGTTATTACAATATCAGAGTCTCAGATTCTGACAATGAATGTGAGAAATGCCTCCATGCAAAGAAGGGAAATCACAGATGCCTCGTTCAATGGAAGAAAGATAGACCAATACGGAGTCAGAACAATGTGGGTTGTTATGGTCCCCTAATATGGATCTAAGTTATGGGACGCTGCATGATACAACCTATGTTGTTGGTTCGTTAAGAGAGAACCTGCAATCTCTTGAGTTAAAGTACTCAAAAACTGGAATAATTTTCTGCTTATCTTTTCACTGAAATTCAAATTACTTTAAATAACATAATGGTAGATTATCCACCCACTTGATAGCAAGGAAATAACTTCGCACtattattgaaattataaaGAGGAGGAATAACCTCCTTACTGCTTATAACTGCTAcaaagaaataggaaaacatAATTAATAGATAAGCTTAAGTAATCTACTTTCTGATTTCTTTAAAGTTTCCATGCGTAAACCGGTAGCAGACTAAAAGGGTTCTAACATTACTACCCTCCTTCAAATTGCACTTGTCCTCGAGCACAATGTGGGAAGTACtagaatttctttcttttccagcAAATTCTTCCTCATCATCAATGgaaccaataaaaaataattccttTCACTAATGGCTCAGAGTGAATAATTCGTCACAGTTGAAATAGAGTCCCTTAAGTCACCTTTCCTCCATTTTAAATTTGGTTAGTTTTTCAAATCTGGTGGTTGTTGAGGTGAGAAATTTGTTGTCTTTGTTCTACAAGCATCTAATGATTGCGAACAAAGAGGTTGTTCCTTGCATTCATAAAATCGGGAAATATTCACCGTTGTAGCCAAATCTGGAGGATTATGCAACTCTCCTTCAATTTTGCAAGAACAACTACCGGCACCAACTCTATCTTAACGACCGGTAAAGCCCTCACTCTAGGATATGACACTTCACTGCTAGGAGAGGATCGAGTTCTTCTCCAAATCAActctttctttatttaaatTAGAAAGAAGTCAATTACGTTCGAGTTTTTTGTCAACTGATTCCACCCAAGCAATAAAAAGAAAGGCTATGTCCTTTAATCTCTAACTATGCTGAGTTCAATCAATCTAAGAACTAGTTGACCTCATGTAATCAGCAAGACCATTTATGCAAAATTCCATCTATTTTGTGCTTGTACAAGGATACTAACCCACGAAACCAATTGTTCAAACCTTTCTTGGACAGATCCAATGTGACATAACTTGGCCAATTCTTCTAACTTTTGACTTCTAATTGGTGGTCCAAAATGAACGTCAAATTAGAAGTCAAAAGTTGAGGCATATCTTTTACTAGTTGAAGAAACTAGAGTTGTGCAATTTCCTCCAAATGAAAGGAAGCAAGACCCTTTTTTGTGCTTGTATAAGGGTACTAGCCCACGAAACCAATTGTTCAAACCTTTCTTGGACATATCTAATTTGACGTAACTTGGCCAATTCTTCCAACTTTTGACTTCTGATTGGCGGTCCAAAATGAATATTGACGTTTGAACTCATCCCAATATCATTGAGGCATATCTTTCACTAGTTGAAGAAACTAGAGTTGTGCAATTCCTTCCAAAAGAAGCAAGaccctttttttcctttttttggtgtTTGCCTGTGTTGAAAGTAATGCTCGCACATGTTCAACCATCCCAAGGAGTCCTCATATCCACGAGATCGTGGAAAATTCAACTTTGTATATTTAGGAATCATGGAATTCTCACTAGTTTTTACCCTGATCCCGTAGCCACTGCTTTACCTTTTCAACCTCGGTTGTGACTACCATTTTATGTTGAAGTGCATCCAAGCGAGCATTTATAGCTTATTGTCTTGCTAAATTGGTCACGTTCTTCTCAGAATAAAGTCAACAGTTGGCATAGttatttttgtatcaaattTCCCACAGCTCCCGTTTCTAATACCAAGTTGTTACAGTCCCCTAATATGGACCTAGTTATGGGACACTATAAGATGAAATCAAATGTTTTCTTTAATACGACCTATGGTGTTCATTTGAACCTGCAATCTCTTGAGTTAAAGTACTAAAAAACTAGAACAATTTTTTGCTTATCTTTTCATTGAATTCAAATAACTTTAAATGCACATTAGTAGATTAACCACCCACGGCCCACCTAATAACAAGGAAATAACTTCGTACTACAACTAAAATGCGAATGGAGGAATAACCTCCTTATTGCTAATTACAGCTACAAAGAAATAGGAAACATAATCAATAGATAAGTTGTATACTACAAACACTAcaaagaaataggaaaatataattaataaataaggtGAAGTTCtgatttctttaaatttttcatgcGTAAACCATTGGTGACACATGTGTTATGTGAAAATTAGACCAAAAAGGTGTTAACCGTGTTGCGTGGTCTTTCCTTTTCGGTAGTGAATGTTGTTTTACTAAATTTTGTCGAACAATACTTTCGATTTTGTTGATAGGTagatttaatgaattaaatgttGCATCACTTGTGTCAAGTATTCCATCATAATCAAATTAGGGACATAGGGAACAATGTGCCAACATCCAACATTTTGTAGGTTGATGACCTATAAATCTTTTGAGGTAAAAGAGGAATATTGTGGTCTCCAAAAGTTGTGTAGTTGAAGAAGTTTCTTTAGTAGCATAAATCTAGCTGAAAGAAAACATGATTTATAGGACACAATAATCGTTTATGGTTTTAAGTTGCAACAAAATTTAATGGGACGTGATTTATAGAAAAGAAAGCCTGAGATAGTTCAAGCATGTGAATAAGAGGTACGCGGATGCGCCCATTGGAAGGTGTGAGCGGTTCGTTGTAGCAAGAGTAAGGAGAGGTAGAGGTAGACCGAAAAAGAACCCAGAAAAGGTAATTAGACAAGACATGACACAACTTCAATTGCCTACCGACAAAATCCTAAATAGGAAGGCAAGAAGGATGAGGATTAAAGTAGAAGATTAGTACGTAGATGAGTGTGGTCGCTAGACTAGGCTAGAGAAGGGCTATACCATATCAGCAGCTATGCTAGCTCCAAAAGGACTGGGAGAGGCAGGGGGCTTGCTCAATATCCTCTTCTCCTTATTATATTAGTAGTAATTAGCAATCatgtagtttcttattcttCTATGTGCTTCTACAATATGttgcttcattttattttttatctagaTACgctgttgttattttttttattcttgtaaCCCTTCTCTGAATAACTTATGTCTATCGGAGACAGTCTCTCTCCCCCACAAAGGTAGGGATAAGGTCTGCGTACATCTTACCTTCCCCATACTTCACTTGTGGGGTTACAcaaggtatgttgttgttggttatCAAAGCTAAGTATGACACGAAAAGTCAAGActaattcatttcaatatgtagcTTTATGGAAGAATATCAAGATGCTATGGGTGGATTTCCAAATCTAGTAAAACGGGAGGTTGGTAAtaggaagaaaataaaatgtgacgAAATGCATGGATACAGAACattatttaaaaagatattttcttgatACACTGCATTATTATAGAAAATGGGACTAACAGTGATAATTGCAAGATAGGTGACAAATGGGAGGTCTTCAAGAGAAAATTCTATGACCATAAAGGGTAGAGAGCTATCCCAAATCATAATTCTTCAATCATGAAAGTTGAGAAGAATGGATGTATCCCATTTCACTCGAATGAGGTTTATGGACTTCAAAGCTTGAACTTCGAATAGGTATTAATGTAGTAACAAGTCATGATATTCCCTTTCTTGTAGTGGACGACTTATCACCTGTTGGTGCATTGATACGAAGTTTGAGCTTCAAGTCCACTAACAGGAAATCAAGTCCGTAACTTAAAATTCCAATCGCTTAGCATatgtattttttcttcattcatctTTCTTCGTTAAATTCGTTCTTTATTTGTGTTTTTGCTTAAAACCTCGAATAAACTCTTTTTTATTTGCATTTCCACCTATAATAACAATGATCTTATGTGTGTGCTACCAAAAGAGTCTAGGGAGCACCCAATAATGTGgcagtggtcaatgaagtgaaTGGAGAACCATGCGTTCTGAGGTTGAAACCTAATAGAGACAACAAACTAGGTGATTTTTTCCTGAATTGTCCTAGCCTTGGTAGATAGTTACCTTATACCAGTTGTTGGTGGGAGGTGTCAGGTATCccgtggaattagtcgaggtgcgtCAAGCTAGCCCCGACACCACGGTTGTCCTAAAAGAAAGGATCCAGGTGAGAACCTATCATGTACTTGCAACCTCCTAACTGCATATGTACTTGGTACCTTCACCAACGTTTAAGATTCAATCCTTGGTTTTCAAGGTTGTCAATCCAGCTTTTTCCAGGATTTGTGTGTTAATCATTGTCCACAAGCCTTAAAGAAAGTTGCTTTCATCAGAGTTCTTAgttcctttttctcttttctttctttttgcatGTGTGTGTGGGGTGGGAGAGAATGAGAGGTACTCACAAAACAAAGGTCTTAGTAACTAGTTTGAGctcaaga contains these protein-coding regions:
- the LOC107023981 gene encoding methyl-CpG-binding domain-containing protein 11-like, whose translation is MSSSVEMNEVVSIELPAPNGWLKRFLPKKGGTPKKNEIVFTAPTGEEITTKKQLQQYLKSHPGGPAITEFDWGSGEAPRRSTRITGKAKTAPLAAESVTPTKRSRKSSASKKDVKDQKEQEETEAAKDVDMPEADKQEKDGVSVEAEKHEKDAVAVEAGKHEKDAAAVEAEKVVVQKHDEGKDENKEEMPSTDVGIVKENQAKQTSQGQTEDGPSKDDAVEKDVQMADHAAEKDVQMADHAAEKDSKMADHAAEKDSKMADHAAEKDVQMADHAAEKKDEMHSSAVDVVEENQAEKMGEGQKAGDGPSKEAEVEKDDKMSDSVAEKKDETSDVDAVKSDDPTEDGKAEDAPADVSAADKNVGDAFMVKEVPIGKAADEAEATDNGINTDEINP